One Owenweeksia hongkongensis DSM 17368 genomic region harbors:
- the fahA gene encoding fumarylacetoacetase yields MLTANDPSRKSWLSVPQDSDFPIQNLPFGVFLPEDDFTTIGTRIGNTAIDLSALHQLGYLDGIVLPEDVFLQDTLNDFITLGRPVWRQVRNKIAEIFDEKNDILKNNTEHREQILFPIEEVQMLLPVFIQDYTDFYSSMEHAMNVGIMFRGKENALMPNWKHLPVGYHGRSSSIIVSGEDIHRPVGQMKPADADEPVFGPSKLLDFELEMGFITTDGKHLGERITTDEAEDYIFGMVLFNDWSARDIQAWEYVPLGPFLGKNFASSISPWVVTLDAMEPFRVESPKQDPTPLPYLQTEGKRTFDINLQTFIQPENSTESKVCESNFKYLYWNISQQLAHHTVNGCNINAGDMMASGTISGPEKENFGSMLELSWRGAHTITLDDGSERKFINDGDTVIMRGYCKNDDVRIGFGEVTSKVLPAIL; encoded by the coding sequence ATGCTCACAGCAAACGATCCTAGTCGCAAGTCTTGGTTAAGTGTTCCACAAGACAGTGATTTCCCGATACAAAACCTTCCCTTCGGTGTATTTTTACCCGAAGATGATTTTACCACAATAGGCACCCGAATTGGCAATACTGCTATTGATCTTTCGGCCTTGCATCAGCTTGGATACCTTGATGGCATTGTACTTCCAGAAGATGTGTTTCTTCAGGATACTCTAAATGATTTTATTACTCTTGGCCGTCCGGTGTGGCGTCAGGTACGCAATAAAATTGCCGAAATATTTGACGAAAAAAATGATATCCTAAAAAATAATACTGAGCATCGCGAGCAAATTCTCTTCCCTATTGAAGAGGTGCAAATGCTTTTGCCCGTATTTATTCAGGATTATACAGATTTTTACAGCAGTATGGAGCACGCCATGAACGTAGGAATTATGTTCCGTGGTAAAGAAAATGCCTTGATGCCAAACTGGAAACACCTTCCTGTAGGTTATCATGGACGTTCCTCTTCTATCATTGTTTCAGGCGAAGATATTCACCGTCCGGTAGGACAGATGAAACCAGCGGATGCTGACGAGCCTGTTTTTGGCCCATCAAAGCTTTTGGATTTTGAATTGGAAATGGGATTCATTACCACTGATGGAAAACACCTTGGCGAACGCATTACCACCGATGAAGCAGAAGATTATATTTTTGGAATGGTACTTTTCAATGATTGGTCTGCTCGTGATATACAAGCTTGGGAGTATGTGCCGCTAGGGCCATTCTTAGGTAAAAACTTTGCTTCATCAATATCTCCATGGGTAGTAACTTTGGATGCAATGGAACCTTTCCGCGTGGAAAGTCCAAAGCAAGACCCAACTCCACTACCCTATTTACAAACCGAAGGAAAACGCACATTTGATATAAACCTCCAAACGTTTATCCAGCCAGAAAACAGCACTGAAAGCAAAGTGTGTGAATCTAATTTCAAGTATTTATACTGGAATATTTCACAACAATTGGCTCATCACACGGTAAACGGTTGTAACATTAATGCCGGAGACATGATGGCTTCTGGAACCATTAGTGGCCCTGAAAAGGAAAACTTTGGTTCTATGCTTGAACTTTCATGGAGAGGTGCTCATACCATCACATTAGATGATGGTAGTGAGCGTAAATTCATCAATGATGGTGATACAGTAATCATGCGTGGATACTGCAAAAATGATGATGTAAGAATCGGATTTGGCGAAGTAACTTCAAAAGTACTTCCAGCTATTTTATAG
- a CDS encoding type II toxin-antitoxin system PemK/MazF family toxin has product MKQGEIWEMYFDPTTGSEQSGRRPAVIISGNLLNEYLNVVIVCPLSTSVKKYKGNVVLTPNTNNGLLKESEVMVFHVRSVAKEQLKRKIGAIEDGQLSLIKQGLEDILKY; this is encoded by the coding sequence ATGAAGCAAGGTGAGATTTGGGAAATGTATTTTGACCCAACCACAGGAAGCGAGCAATCGGGGAGAAGGCCTGCAGTGATAATTAGCGGAAACCTCCTGAACGAATATCTTAATGTGGTAATTGTGTGTCCGCTTTCTACCAGTGTAAAAAAATACAAAGGCAATGTGGTGCTTACGCCAAATACTAATAATGGACTTTTAAAAGAAAGCGAAGTAATGGTTTTTCATGTGCGCTCAGTAGCTAAAGAACAACTGAAGAGGAAGATCGGAGCAATAGAGGATGGACAACTAAGCTTGATAAAGCAAGGGCTGGAGGATATTTTGAAGTATTGA
- a CDS encoding T9SS type A sorting domain-containing protein: MKKLLLSSFLALTTVCGFAQLDLAITQIVSPNASATITDAQQVTSEFVVTNDGTTTLNPNDTIYFRNELNGTTQTYTSGGSQFNVFSYILTKTLAPNDTVLVGITLPIAWSVNNVIPGATFTWGFNVRGSTCCPTLDDDDVSNNVLSVNLTAAGTVGLEEDVNITTTEVYFSEGSLYVNGENLNGASKVELYNLLGQKVFESTISETTFNEVYDLSFLTNGIYISNISDSKGTVIKSTKIMR, translated from the coding sequence ATGAAAAAACTTTTACTTTCATCTTTTCTTGCACTAACTACGGTATGTGGCTTCGCACAACTGGACTTAGCAATTACTCAAATTGTATCTCCTAACGCCTCAGCCACGATAACCGATGCACAGCAAGTTACAAGTGAATTCGTAGTTACCAATGATGGAACTACCACCCTAAATCCTAATGACACAATTTATTTCAGAAACGAGTTAAATGGTACCACACAAACTTACACAAGTGGAGGTTCTCAATTTAATGTATTCAGTTATATACTAACTAAAACTTTAGCACCAAATGATACCGTGTTAGTAGGTATCACTTTGCCTATTGCTTGGTCGGTAAATAACGTTATACCAGGAGCCACTTTTACCTGGGGCTTTAATGTTAGAGGTTCAACATGCTGTCCAACGCTGGATGATGATGATGTTAGCAATAATGTGCTCTCAGTTAATCTTACCGCTGCTGGTACCGTTGGACTAGAGGAAGATGTAAACATTACCACTACAGAGGTTTACTTTAGCGAAGGTTCACTTTACGTAAACGGGGAAAATCTGAATGGCGCTAGCAAAGTAGAACTTTACAACCTTTTGGGACAAAAAGTTTTTGAAAGCACTATTTCTGAAACAACCTTCAACGAAGTGTATGACCTTTCATTCCTAACTAATGGTATTTATATTTCAAACATTAGCGATTCTAAAGGAACTGTTATAAAGTCAACTAAAATAATGAGGTAA
- a CDS encoding ribbon-helix-helix domain-containing protein, protein MTTFTSSLPDQLLQKLSEAAQRLNLPKNKLIEKALEIYLDQLTRAEYVKSYCQAGQDESIILIAEEGMNEYMAQLNDEDEAR, encoded by the coding sequence ATGACCACTTTCACATCATCCTTACCCGATCAACTTTTGCAGAAATTGAGTGAAGCTGCACAAAGATTAAACCTTCCCAAAAACAAGCTCATAGAAAAGGCTTTAGAGATCTATTTAGATCAACTCACACGAGCGGAGTATGTAAAATCTTACTGCCAAGCTGGACAAGATGAAAGTATCATACTTATAGCCGAAGAAGGAATGAATGAGTACATGGCTCAATTAAATGATGAAGATGAAGCAAGGTGA
- a CDS encoding sensor histidine kinase → MIEQKATSTNLDSLIQFQKKDISLEPFFEQSPDVLCIAGFDGYFKKVNPAFQHLLGYPLEEIYSKPINDFILDEDKAVTDKRREQLKHDKPLLNFENRYVKRSGEVVWLSWTSIPLKSERLVYAIAKEITHVKKLEEERNILLAKLSNVNKNLKLLTYSTSHDLRSPVANLQMVFDLLDMSKIKDEETIEILESMNMATQNLKNTLNEYLDVLEREEKETEAEIEEVDLRAIFDQVCKSIDSLIKGSQATFKLDLKAFSTVHFSRIYAESIFLNLITNSIKYSKADEFPVISIRAKLNNGIKQLSFSDNGKGFDAIMLKDRMFGLRQKFTDHKDSKGIGLYLIHNNIQSMGGKIDVESEVGKGATFTITFK, encoded by the coding sequence ATGATAGAACAGAAAGCCACCTCGACCAATTTGGATTCGTTAATACAATTTCAGAAGAAGGATATTTCACTGGAGCCTTTCTTTGAACAATCGCCTGATGTACTTTGCATAGCTGGCTTTGATGGATATTTTAAAAAAGTGAATCCTGCTTTTCAACATTTGCTTGGTTACCCTCTAGAAGAGATTTACAGTAAGCCCATCAATGATTTTATTCTAGATGAAGATAAAGCGGTAACAGATAAAAGAAGGGAGCAACTAAAACATGATAAACCTCTGCTGAACTTCGAGAACCGATACGTGAAACGGTCTGGAGAGGTGGTTTGGCTTTCCTGGACATCTATCCCGTTAAAAAGTGAAAGACTGGTTTATGCAATTGCAAAAGAAATTACCCATGTTAAAAAACTTGAAGAGGAAAGAAATATACTTTTAGCGAAACTGAGCAATGTAAATAAGAACCTAAAGCTGCTTACATATTCAACCTCACATGATTTGCGCTCCCCTGTAGCCAATCTTCAAATGGTTTTTGATCTTTTGGATATGTCCAAAATAAAGGATGAGGAAACAATTGAAATTTTAGAGTCGATGAATATGGCTACTCAAAATTTGAAAAATACCCTGAACGAATATTTGGATGTACTGGAGCGGGAAGAAAAAGAAACAGAGGCTGAGATAGAGGAAGTGGATCTGAGAGCTATTTTTGATCAGGTATGTAAATCCATAGATTCACTAATAAAAGGCAGTCAAGCTACTTTTAAGCTTGACTTAAAGGCCTTTTCTACCGTTCACTTTAGTCGTATTTATGCGGAGAGTATCTTTCTAAACTTGATAACCAATTCTATTAAATACTCAAAGGCAGATGAGTTTCCGGTCATCTCCATTAGAGCCAAATTGAACAATGGAATAAAACAATTGAGTTTTTCAGATAATGGAAAAGGTTTTGATGCTATAATGCTTAAGGATCGCATGTTTGGCTTGAGGCAGAAATTTACAGATCATAAAGATAGTAAAGGGATTGGACTGTACTTAATACACAATAACATACAGAGTATGGGCGGAAAAATTGATGTAGAAAGTGAAGTAGGAAAGGGAGCAACTTTTACTATTACCTTTAAATAA
- a CDS encoding PH domain-containing protein translates to MGLFNKILGNASAVDSSKLQEKYSRLLMENEKVELGFTLFRDVFMFTDRRLILVEVQGVTGSKVEYKSMPYKSVSRFSLETAGTFDLDAELKIWISSEDEPSICKKFNKSINVYEVQKYLAQKVT, encoded by the coding sequence ATGGGACTTTTTAATAAAATACTCGGAAATGCCAGCGCGGTAGATTCCAGCAAACTACAAGAAAAGTATAGTCGCCTACTTATGGAAAACGAAAAGGTAGAACTTGGTTTTACGCTATTTCGTGATGTATTTATGTTTACAGATAGACGTTTAATTTTGGTAGAGGTGCAAGGGGTAACCGGTAGCAAAGTGGAATATAAATCTATGCCTTACAAAAGTGTATCTCGCTTTTCACTGGAAACGGCTGGTACATTTGACTTGGATGCAGAGCTTAAAATTTGGATTTCCAGCGAGGATGAACCCTCCATCTGCAAAAAGTTCAATAAAAGTATAAACGTATATGAGGTTCAGAAGTACCTTGCCCAAAAGGTAACTTAG
- the glyA gene encoding serine hydroxymethyltransferase: MQRDQQIFDLIGDERERQMEGLELIASENFVSQQVMDAMGSVLTNKYAEGFPGKRYYGGCQVVDQVETLAIDRAKALFGAEYANVQPHSGSQANAAVYLACLQPGDKIMGFDLSHGGHLTHGSPVSFSGKLYETCFYGVDKATGTIDYDMAQEVAEAEKPKLIICGASAYSRDIDYKRFRQIADSIGAILMADISHPAGLIAKGILADPMPHCHIVTTTTHKTLRGPRGGMIMMGKDFENPWGLKTPKGEVKMMSALLDSAVFPGMQGGPLEHVIAAKAVAFGEALSDEFFEYILQVKKNAARLADVLVGKGYDIISGGTENHCMLIDLRNKDISGKKAENTLVLADITVNKNMVPFDDKSPFVTSGIRIGTAAVTSRGLMEDDMDKIADLLDRVISNPDDEAVIAEVKSEINSWMESYPLFSSEAETA, translated from the coding sequence ATGCAAAGAGATCAGCAAATATTTGACTTAATAGGAGATGAGCGCGAGCGCCAAATGGAAGGTTTAGAACTCATAGCCTCAGAGAATTTCGTGAGCCAGCAGGTGATGGACGCTATGGGATCGGTACTTACTAACAAGTATGCTGAGGGCTTTCCGGGTAAAAGATATTATGGAGGATGCCAGGTAGTAGATCAGGTAGAAACTTTGGCAATAGATCGTGCTAAAGCTCTTTTTGGTGCTGAATACGCAAACGTGCAGCCACATTCTGGATCACAAGCTAATGCTGCAGTTTACCTTGCCTGCCTACAGCCTGGAGATAAAATCATGGGTTTTGATCTTTCACATGGTGGACATCTTACTCACGGTTCGCCTGTAAGTTTTAGCGGTAAGCTTTACGAAACCTGTTTTTATGGTGTAGATAAAGCTACTGGTACTATAGACTATGATATGGCACAAGAAGTAGCTGAAGCTGAAAAACCAAAGCTTATTATTTGCGGAGCTTCTGCCTATTCCAGAGATATTGATTACAAGCGTTTTCGCCAAATCGCTGACAGCATTGGAGCAATTTTAATGGCAGATATTTCACATCCGGCTGGCCTTATCGCCAAAGGTATTTTGGCTGACCCAATGCCGCATTGCCATATTGTAACCACTACCACTCATAAAACTTTACGTGGTCCACGCGGAGGAATGATTATGATGGGTAAAGATTTTGAAAATCCTTGGGGATTAAAAACTCCAAAAGGCGAAGTGAAGATGATGAGTGCTTTGCTTGATTCTGCCGTATTCCCAGGAATGCAGGGAGGACCTTTGGAGCATGTAATTGCTGCAAAAGCGGTTGCCTTTGGCGAAGCTTTGAGCGATGAATTTTTTGAATATATCCTTCAGGTAAAGAAAAATGCCGCTCGCTTGGCGGATGTATTAGTAGGTAAAGGTTACGATATCATTAGTGGTGGAACGGAAAATCACTGTATGCTTATCGACCTTAGAAATAAGGACATTAGTGGTAAGAAAGCCGAAAACACCCTTGTGTTGGCAGATATTACTGTAAATAAAAATATGGTTCCATTTGATGATAAGTCGCCATTTGTAACCAGTGGAATCCGCATTGGTACTGCTGCTGTTACATCAAGAGGTTTGATGGAAGATGATATGGATAAGATTGCCGATCTTTTGGATCGTGTGATTTCCAACCCTGACGATGAAGCTGTAATTGCTGAAGTAAAATCAGAAATTAATAGTTGGATGGAGAGTTACCCACTTTTTAGTTCAGAGGCTGAAACAGCCTAG
- a CDS encoding TerC family protein, which translates to MDFEIFLQSEAWIALLTLSLLEVVLGIDNIIFISLLTNKLPEERRKTARTAGIGLALILRVIMLLGITWIIGFTQPIFEIFGFVATGRDLVLLVGGLFLIGKSTSEIHHKIDGGGKEEDAKSMKKQAQKSFVSIIIQIGLLDIVFSFDSILTAIGMTEELLIMILAVVISLIVMLIFAGRIAAFIERYPTLQILALAFLILIGFVLIADGLHQHISKGYIYFAVAFSLATEVVNINMRKKSKPSTNIDT; encoded by the coding sequence ATGGATTTTGAGATCTTTTTGCAGTCGGAAGCTTGGATAGCCTTGCTTACACTTAGTTTACTGGAAGTAGTTCTTGGGATTGATAATATTATTTTCATTTCATTACTCACCAATAAACTTCCTGAAGAAAGACGAAAAACGGCTCGCACAGCAGGAATTGGTCTTGCTCTTATTTTAAGGGTCATCATGCTTTTGGGTATCACCTGGATAATTGGTTTTACACAACCCATATTTGAAATTTTTGGATTTGTGGCCACTGGTCGTGATTTGGTGCTTCTCGTTGGCGGGCTTTTCCTCATTGGTAAAAGCACCAGCGAGATACATCACAAAATAGATGGGGGAGGAAAAGAGGAAGACGCAAAAAGTATGAAGAAGCAGGCTCAAAAGAGTTTTGTTTCTATCATTATTCAAATTGGTCTTTTGGACATTGTCTTTTCTTTTGACTCTATCCTTACGGCAATTGGTATGACAGAAGAACTGCTTATTATGATATTGGCAGTGGTGATTTCACTTATTGTGATGCTCATCTTTGCTGGGAGGATTGCAGCTTTTATAGAGCGCTACCCAACCTTGCAAATCTTAGCCTTGGCATTTTTGATTCTCATTGGTTTTGTGTTGATAGCAGATGGTTTACATCAACATATATCTAAAGGGTATATTTATTTTGCCGTAGCCTTTTCATTAGCAACAGAAGTGGTGAACATCAATATGAGAAAGAAGAGTAAACCCTCGACTAATATCGATACTTGA
- a CDS encoding GNAT family N-acetyltransferase has translation MPVNYYSYSHESARLIIRPLLLDDSKYWDDFMNSDEATALFPPNLKPPHFTAEDWIARQRKRYADDQLGLLALIEKKSGDFIGMSGLLKQEVEGSPEIEVGYHLLPKFWKKGYAREAALYFMKFGFTVLKPESIISLIHIYNIPSQRVAQTNGLTTNKKVIKNHGPAYVYRISVEEWAKTRSPQ, from the coding sequence ATGCCCGTAAACTACTATAGCTATTCGCACGAAAGTGCAAGACTAATAATAAGGCCGCTATTACTGGATGATTCAAAGTACTGGGACGACTTCATGAATAGTGATGAAGCCACTGCCTTATTTCCGCCCAATCTTAAGCCTCCTCATTTTACTGCCGAAGATTGGATTGCACGACAAAGAAAACGATATGCGGATGATCAATTGGGTTTGCTTGCTTTGATTGAAAAAAAATCAGGAGATTTTATAGGCATGAGCGGCTTACTAAAACAAGAGGTAGAGGGAAGCCCTGAAATTGAAGTTGGTTATCACCTCCTTCCAAAATTTTGGAAGAAGGGATATGCTAGAGAAGCGGCACTTTACTTTATGAAGTTTGGTTTTACCGTATTAAAGCCTGAATCCATAATATCCTTAATACATATCTACAACATACCATCTCAGCGTGTTGCTCAGACAAATGGATTAACCACCAACAAGAAAGTTATCAAAAATCACGGTCCAGCTTATGTGTACAGAATTTCTGTAGAAGAATGGGCTAAGACTCGATCCCCGCAATAA
- a CDS encoding response regulator gives MNKPFIICLIDDDDIYQFTFTKGLKGNKIAKRILVFSDGEEAIDFMLDNVSNPEALPDVIFLDINMPVMDGWEFLEEFVELKPKVGKEITIYMVSSSVDPADVDRAKAISDVSDYLIKPVGEDQLQKIIAGIES, from the coding sequence ATGAACAAACCATTTATAATTTGTCTGATAGATGATGATGATATCTATCAATTTACCTTCACCAAGGGGTTGAAGGGTAATAAGATAGCTAAAAGAATCTTGGTGTTTTCTGATGGGGAGGAAGCAATTGATTTTATGCTGGACAATGTTTCAAATCCAGAAGCCCTTCCCGATGTGATATTTTTAGATATCAATATGCCGGTAATGGATGGTTGGGAGTTTTTAGAAGAGTTTGTAGAATTAAAGCCTAAGGTTGGTAAGGAAATTACAATTTACATGGTAAGCTCATCTGTAGATCCTGCTGACGTAGACAGAGCCAAGGCCATTAGCGATGTTTCGGATTATCTTATAAAACCTGTAGGCGAGGATCAACTGCAAAAAATTATTGCGGGGATCGAGTCTTAG